The following are encoded together in the Eptesicus fuscus isolate TK198812 chromosome 16, DD_ASM_mEF_20220401, whole genome shotgun sequence genome:
- the LOC103291526 gene encoding LOW QUALITY PROTEIN: F-box only protein 48 (The sequence of the model RefSeq protein was modified relative to this genomic sequence to represent the inferred CDS: inserted 2 bases in 1 codon), which translates to MQNNSKRNHNSRVSDIDLNSVDTEKEKNEXQNHFFKWLPQEVALHIFSHLDVQSLCRASMTCVSWFATIRNHDFLWKPHCLAVRAVCKREVDDDRKSGYSWRDILLRNYKKSQVKLGWLSGRYSNICSPISLPETIMCPMDAETWGEILEAELKRPNHKQIS; encoded by the exons ATGCAGAATAACTCCAAGAGGAACCATAATTCAAGAGTTTCTGATATAGACTTGAACTCTGTGGatactgagaaggaaaaaaatga tcaaaatcacTTCTTTAAATGGCTGCCTCAAGAAGTTGCTTTACACATTTTCAGTCATCTGGACGTTCAGAGTTTGTGCAGGGCTTCAATGACATGCGTGAGCTGGTTTGCCACAATAAGAAACCATGACTTCTTATGGAAACCTCATTGTTTGGCTGTACGAGCTGTCTGCAAAAGAGAAGTAGATGATGATCGAAAAAGCGGTTATTCCTGGAGG GACATACTACTGAGGAATTACAAGAAGAGTCAAGTGAAACTTGGATGGCTAAGTGGCAGATACAGCAACATATGTTCTCCTATTAGCCTACCAGAAACAATCATGTGCCCTATGGATGCTGAAACCTGGGGGGAAATTCTAGAAGCAGAATTGAAAAGACCAAATCACAAACAGATCTCATAA
- the LOC129151869 gene encoding F-box only protein 48-like encodes MQNNSKRNHNSKVSDIDLNSVDTEKENNELNKLITLPQEIALHIFSQLDVQSLCRASMTCRRWNDTIRNHDFLWKPHCLAIRAVCAREVDDDRKSGYSWRDTLLRNYKKSQVKHGWLSGRFSNIDLPTLLSETTMCPMDAETWGEILEAELNGSEIKNDGRISGSYTPRTKLE; translated from the exons ATGCAGAATAACTCCAAGAGGAACCATAATTCAAAAGTTTCTGATATAGACTTGAACTCTGTGGATACTGAGAAGGAAAACAatgaattaaataagttaattacATTGCCTCAAGAAATTGCTTTACACATTTTCAGTCAGCTGGACGTTCAGAGTTTGTGCAGGGCTTCAATGACATGCAGGAGATGGAATGACACAATAAGAAACCATGACTTCTTATGGAAACCTCATTGCTTGGCTATACGAGCTGTGTGCGCAAGAGAAGTAGATGATGATCGAAAAAGTGGTTATTCCTGGAGG GACACACTTCTGAGGAATTATAAGAAGAGTCAAGTAAAACATGGATGGCTAAGTGGCAGATTCAGCAACATAGATTTGCCTACTCTCCTATCAGAAACAACCATGTGCCCAATGGATGCCGAAACCTGGGGGGAAATTCTAGAAGCAGAACTGAATGGATCAGAGATTAAAAATGACGGCAgaataagtggaagctacactcccaggaccaaactggaataa